One Diabrotica virgifera virgifera chromosome 3, PGI_DIABVI_V3a genomic window carries:
- the LOC126881559 gene encoding E3 ubiquitin-protein ligase RING1, whose product MTTSEQIGLNKTWELSLYELHRTPQEAITDNTEIAVSPRSLHSELMCPICLDMLKKTMTTKECLHRFCSDCIITALRSGNKECPTCRKKLVSKRSLRPDPNFDLLISKIYPSRDEYEAHQERVLAKLNKSHSREALMQSIKEGIKIQSQNRPNRGRKTNEPVVGQENNSEENNPNAPNAADTAVPAITQPVAATPPVQPPLQTNVTTAPPTANTNAPSPSPSGRSTPSQPPSPVSSSVSSISKSLGKRPKSVLTSERSEESESSERTEQTDTEGEGPSEPMTLNEIELVFKPHPTEMSGDNSLVKALKENSIRYIKTTANATVDHLHKYLAMRLTLDLDSQLSTTHNLLNFCIYISPATGQYVQLNGNQTLGQVNDKYWKVNKPLEMFYSWKKT is encoded by the exons ATGACGACTTCGGAGCAAATCGGTCTAAATAAAACATGGGAACTCTCTTTGTACGAGTTACATCGAACTCCCCAAGAAGCGATCACCGACAACACCGAAATAGCTGTGAGTCCAAGAAGCCTCCACAGTGAATTGATGTGCCCGATTTGTTTGGACATGTTAAAAAAGACTATGACTACAAAAGAATGCCTTCATAGGTTCTGTTCAGACTGCATTATTACAGCATTGAGGTCCGGTAATAAAGAATGTCCTACTTGCAGAAAGAAACTAGTTTCAAAAAGGTCCCTGAGACCAGATCCTAACTTTGATTTGCTAATATCGAAAATATATCCAAGCAGAGATGAATATGAGGCTCACCAAGAAAGGGTTTTGGCTAAGTTGAACAAAAGCCATTCACGAGAAGCTTTAATGCAGTCAATTAAAGAAGGAATTAAAATTCAATCCCAAAACAGACCTAACAGAGGAAGAAAGACTAATGAACCCGTGGTTGGCCAAGAGAATAACTCCGAAGAAAATAATCCAAATGCTCCAAACGCTGCAGATACTGCT GTACCTGCAATTACTCAGCCTGTAGCAGCCACTCCTCCTGTTCAACCACCTCTTCAAACTAATGTGACAACAGCTCCACCTACTGCAAATACAAATGCTCCCAGCCCATCACCATCAGGCAGAAGTACCCCTTCACAACCACCTAGTCCTGTCTCATCTAGTGTTAGTTCAATTAGTAAGTCTTTGGGGAAGCGGCCAAAAAG TGTCTTAACATCTGAAAGAAGCGAAGAAAGTGAATCTAGTGAGAGAACAGAACAAACAGATACTGAGGGTGAAGGTCCATCTGAGCCAATGACTCTTAATGAAATTGAATTGGTATTTAAACCACACCCCACAGAAATGTCAGGAGATAATTCTTTGGTGAAGGCATTAAAAGAAAACTCTATAAG ATACATCAAAACAACTGCAAATGCAACAGTTGACCACCTGCATAAGTATCTCGCAATGCGTCTTACACTTGATTTAGATTCACAGTTGTCAACTACACACAATTTACTAAATTTTTGCATTTACATATCTCCGGCCACAGGCCAGTATGTGCAGTTAAATGGCAACCAGACTCTTGGTCAG